Proteins encoded within one genomic window of bacterium:
- a CDS encoding universal stress protein — protein MRRILIATEGSTISAAAIRQFIAVLGTQPFELFVLSVITRPTLPDQLPQVVASYDGAADAALSAIDHATAELRAAGFGAQGLVKTGEPAPAIVACAKEIGADLIVLGSHGRKGAERMLHGSVAESVLMHAPCGVLIYPVGVTLEVAGV, from the coding sequence GCCGCGGCCATCCGACAGTTCATCGCCGTGCTGGGGACGCAGCCCTTCGAGCTCTTCGTCCTTTCGGTCATCACCCGGCCGACCCTTCCCGACCAGCTGCCCCAGGTGGTCGCAAGCTACGACGGGGCGGCCGATGCGGCCCTCAGCGCCATCGACCACGCCACGGCCGAGCTGCGTGCCGCCGGCTTCGGGGCCCAGGGCCTCGTGAAGACGGGCGAGCCGGCTCCGGCCATCGTCGCGTGCGCCAAGGAGATCGGCGCGGACCTGATCGTGCTCGGCTCGCACGGGCGCAAGGGGGCCGAGCGCATGCTCCACGGCAGCGTGGCCGAGAGCGTGCTGATGCATGCACCCTGTGGCGTGCTGATCTACCCGGTCGGCGTCACGCTCGAGGTGGCGGGCGTCTAG